Below is a window of Candidatus Methylomirabilis sp. DNA.
ATCGGGACGGGCATGGGCGGCCTCCCCATGCTGGTGGAGGAGCAGAAGCGGTTGCTCGAGCGGGGGCCGAGCCGGGTGAGCCCCTTCTTCATCCCGGCCATCATCACGAACCTGGCCTCCGGCTGGGTCTCCATGATCTACGGGGCCCGGGGGCCGAACTCGTGCGTCTCCACCGCCTGCGCCACGGGCAACCACGCGATCGGGGACTCGTTCCGGATCATCCAGCGGGGGGAGGCGGACGCCATGATTGCGGGGGGGACGGAGGCGGTCGTCCTCCCCCTCACGATTGCGGGGTTCGCCTCCATGAAGGCCCTCTCGACCCGCAACGACGACCCGGCCCGGGCCAGCCGGCCCTTTGACAAGGACCGGGACGGGTTCGTCATGGGAGAGGGAGCGGGGGTCGTCGTCCTGGAGGCTTTGGAGACCGCGGTCAAGCGAGGGGCGCCGATCCTGGCCGAGCTCATCGGCTACGGGATGTCGGCCGACGCGCACCACATCACGGCCCCAGCCCCGGAAGGGGAGGGGGCGGCGCGCTCCATGCAGGCGGCCCTGCACGACGCGGGGGTGCGGCCCGAGGAAATCGACTACATCAACGCCCACGGGACCTCGACCCCGTACAACGACCGCAACGAGACCCAGGCCATCAAGCGGCTTTTCGGCCAGCACGCCTACCGGCTGGCCGTCAGCAGCACGAAGTCCATGACCGGGCACCTGCTGGGGGCTGCCGGCGGGGTCGAGGCCGTCGCGACGGTGCTCGCCCTGCGCCACGGGCTCGTCCCCCCCACCATCAACTATGAGTCCCCGGATCCGGATTGTGACCTGGACTATGTGCCCAATAAGCCCCGGGAGGTGGCCATCCGGGTCGCCCTCTCCAACTCTTTCGGGTTCGGGGGGACGAACGCCACGCTGGTTTTCCGGAAGGCGGAAGAGTAGCGGGGGCGGGCAGGCCGCAGCGCCCGGCCGTCCGGCCGGGCGCGCGGTGTTTCAGGGGGCGACGGCCGGATCCAGGAAGCGGAGGGACGGGGGCACGGGCGGGCCGGCGGCGGCGAATCCCTGCTCGAACGTCTTGGCCAGCGCGGCGGGATCGCTGCCGGGCAGGGCGTGGAAGGGGAGGGCGACAAGCACTTCGCGACAGCGGAGGCCTGCCGCCAGGATCGCCGCCGTTCGCCCGGCCTCCGTGAGCGCGGCGGAGCTGAGCCCGGCCGCCCGGCCCATCCCCACGAGCGCGATCTGTTCCGTGGGGAACTTGCCGCCGGCATTCAGGAGGGCGGTACGACCCACCCCCCCCACGAAGCGACCCGAAAGGCTCAGGCGGGAAACGGCGGCGCCCAGGGCCCAATCCACCAGGGCGAGGCAGCCTCGGGGAACCGGGATATCCTCGAAGTGGCAAAGGATCAGGAGGTCGGCCCCGACGGCCTCGAGCGGATCGGCCACCAGGAGGGGCGTCACGGGGTCCGGACCTCCCCGGCGGTCGGGCCGGGGCGACTCCGCAAGGCATCCAGCAGGGCGTTCACGAAGCGCCCCGATTCTTCGCCGCCGTAGGCTTTGGCCAGCTCGATGGCCTCATTGATGGCCACCTTGGGAGGGATGTCCTCGCGGAAGAGGAGCTCGTACGCCGCCAGCCGGAGGATGTTCCGGTCCACCAGCGCGAGGCGATCGAAGGCCCAGTGCTCGGCAACCCCCGCGATGGCGGCGTCGATGGCCTCGGCGTGCTCCGCCACCCCACGGACCAGCGCCTCCGCGTAGTGCCGGCCCCCCTCGGCAACCGGGTGCTCTTCCCAGAACTGGATGCAGAGCAGGTCCAGGGGCTCCGGCCGGAACTCCCGCTGGAACAAGATCAACAGGGCGCACTCCCGCGCCTTTCGTCGCCCGCCCATGGGTCCCTCAGGGCGCGGGGGCTTCGCGGAAGAGGCGCGCCATCTCGAGGGCGGCGCAGGCCGCCTCGTAGCCCTTGTTCGCTGCCCCCGCCCCCGCTCGGGCTTCCGCCTGGGCCACCGTGTCGCAGGTGAGGACGCCGAGGGCGACCGGCACCCCCGTCAGCAGCGCCACGTGCGTCAGGCCGACCGTCACTCCCTCCGCCACGAACTGGAA
It encodes the following:
- the fabF gene encoding beta-ketoacyl-ACP synthase II, which translates into the protein IGTGMGGLPMLVEEQKRLLERGPSRVSPFFIPAIITNLASGWVSMIYGARGPNSCVSTACATGNHAIGDSFRIIQRGEADAMIAGGTEAVVLPLTIAGFASMKALSTRNDDPARASRPFDKDRDGFVMGEGAGVVVLEALETAVKRGAPILAELIGYGMSADAHHITAPAPEGEGAARSMQAALHDAGVRPEEIDYINAHGTSTPYNDRNETQAIKRLFGQHAYRLAVSSTKSMTGHLLGAAGGVEAVATVLALRHGLVPPTINYESPDPDCDLDYVPNKPREVAIRVALSNSFGFGGTNATLVFRKAEE
- a CDS encoding M17 family peptidase N-terminal domain-containing protein, with the translated sequence MTPLLVADPLEAVGADLLILCHFEDIPVPRGCLALVDWALGAAVSRLSLSGRFVGGVGRTALLNAGGKFPTEQIALVGMGRAAGLSSAALTEAGRTAAILAAGLRCREVLVALPFHALPGSDPAALAKTFEQGFAAAGPPVPPSLRFLDPAVAP
- the nusB gene encoding transcription antitermination factor NusB is translated as MGGRRKARECALLILFQREFRPEPLDLLCIQFWEEHPVAEGGRHYAEALVRGVAEHAEAIDAAIAGVAEHWAFDRLALVDRNILRLAAYELLFREDIPPKVAINEAIELAKAYGGEESGRFVNALLDALRSRPGPTAGEVRTP